A single window of Zea mays cultivar B73 chromosome 10, Zm-B73-REFERENCE-NAM-5.0, whole genome shotgun sequence DNA harbors:
- the LOC103641640 gene encoding exocyst complex component SEC5B, with translation MASDSDVDEDELLQIALQEQAARDLSHQRPPAANKPVVNLVRPPAPNARGGNARAGGAAAKARQPSRGGDEDDDSEVELLSISSGDEDDNPRARGPPPPRGGGGGRAGARRAASRDDGDFDDEEPRSWKRVDEAELARRVREMREAKVAPNIQELDQKAAAAAAAAARKALTSVQTLPKGVEVLDPLGLGVIDNKSLRLITDASVSSPISREKSQGLDPNMRDKVIYSSPNFDPKVFLSWVHKDTSAADLEAGALTLKTDLKGRTQQKKQLVKENFDCFVSCKTTIDDIESKLRQIEEDPEGAGTAHLYSVTQKISGVANRAFEPLFERQAQAEKIRSVQGMLQRFRTLFNLPSAIRGNIRKGEYDLAVREYQKAKSIVLPSHVGILKRVLEEVEKVMQEFRGMLYKSMEDPHLDLAEIENIVRLLLELEPETDPVWHYLNIQNSRIHGLFEKCTQDHDSRMEVLQNKIREKVLSDSKWRQLQQDSNKSLEVDSTIGDSPRVDQLSTNFMAEEADSLRATYIRRLTSVLIQHVPAFWRLALSVFSGKFAKAASGNVVSDFDVNAKPTANKNDEKGGEVKYTNHTLDEVGSMVQATISAFDTKVQSTFRDFEECNILCPYMSDTIKEIAKACQTLEGKDSSPTAVKMLRTLHFEMTKLYILRLCSWMRATTKEISKDETWVTLSTLERNKSQYAISCLPLEFRDITVSAMDRIDTMILNLMSETAKSYDISQPLQEINESVRLAFLNSFLDFAGYLERFGGELTENRPNKENNYVSNGYINGTRETFVNTDGDLHKKLLVVLSNIGYCKAELSEELYSKYRHIWSPVRNNEERSSDMRDLRTSFSALEEKVLDQYTFAKSNLIRSAAQSYLLDSGIYWGAAPMVKGIRDATLDLLHILVAVHAEVYSGARPLLEKTMKILVEGLVDIFLSVFHENKTKDIRLLDANGFCQLMLELEYFETVLHTYFSPEAQQAMKSLQENLLEKACESVAEAMENPGHQRRPTRGSEDTASDDRQPSVSPDDLLVLAQQCSSDLLQGELERTRLNIACFMESTLQPTAAPAGPKPAAHSSYQAQHAPVQTSSPSFRRQQTGTSSPVVSRRRR, from the exons ATGGCGAGCGACAGCGACGTCGACGAGGACGAGCTCCTGCAGATTGCGCTGCAGGAGCAGGCGGCGCGGGACCTCAGCCACCAGCGCCCGCCCGCCGCCAACAAGCCCGTTGTCAACCTCGTCCGCCCACCCGCCCCCAATGCTCGCGGCGGCAACGCCAGGGCCGGGGGCGCCGCAGCGAAGGCGCGCCAGCCCAGCCGCGGCGGCGACGAGGACGACGACTCGGAGGTCGAGCTGCTCTCCATCTCCTCCGGCGACGAGGACGACAATCCCCGCGCCCGCGGCCCGCCGCCGCCCCGCGGGGGCGGGGGTGGACGCGCCGGAGCGCGGAGGGCCGCGTCACGGGACGATGGGGACTTCGACGATGAGGAGCCCAGAAGCTGGAAGCGCGTCGACGAGGCAGAG CTTGCTCGCAGGGTTCGAGAAATGCGTGAAGCAAAGGTGGCTCCTAACATTCAAGAACTTGATCAGAAAGCAGCAgctgctgctgcagctgctgctcgAAAGGCCCTCACGAGTGTACAGACTTTACCAAAAGGAGTTGAGGTTTTAGATCCTTTGGGCCTTGG TGTCATTGATAATAAATCCCTGCGGTTGATCACTGACGCTTCAGTAAGTTCTCCAATTTCAAGGGAGAAGTCTCAAGGTTTGGACCCCAATATGCGAG ACAAAGTTATCTATTCATCTCCAAATTTTGATCCCAAAGTTTTCCTTTCGTGGGTCCACAAAGACACGAGCGCTGCTGACTTAGAGGCTGGTGCTCTCACCTTGAAAACTGATCTCAAAGGGAGAACACAGCAGAAAAAACAGTTAGTCAAGGAGAACTTCGATTGTTTTGTCTCGTGCAAAACTACAATAGATG ACATTGAGTCGAAATTGAGACAGATAGAGGAAGATCCTGAAGGTGCAGGTACTGCTCACTTGTATTCAGTGACACAAAAAATTAGCGGTGTGGCAAATCGTGCATTTGAGCCTCTATTTGAGAGGCAG GCCCAAGCTGAAAAGATCAGATCTGTTCAGGGAATGCTTCAAAGATTCCGAACACTATTTAACCTACCAAGTGCAATCCGTGGGAACATTAGAAAAGGAGAATATGATCTTGCTGTCAGAGAGTACCAAAAAGCAAAGTCAATTGTTCTTCCTTCTCAT GTGGGGATACTAAAACGTGTACTCGAAGAGGTCGAAAAGGTGATGCAAGAATTCAGGGGCATGCTTTATAAGTCCATGGAGGATCCTCATCTTGATCTTGCTGAG ATTGAGAACATTGTTCGTCTATTGTTGGAGTTGGAACCTGAAACAGATCCAGTGTGGCATTATTTAAATATTCAG AATAGCAGGATTCATGGATTGTTTGAAAAGTGTACTCAAGATCATGACTCGAGAATGGAAGTTTTGCAAAATAAAATTCGCGAAAAAGTGCTCTCTGATTCGAAGTGGAGGCAGCTGCAACAAGATTCAAATAAATCT CTGGAAGTTGATTCTACCATTGGTGATTCTCCTCGAGTTGATCAGTTGTCAACAAACTTTATGGCTGAGGAAGCTGATAGTTTAAGGGCCACCTACATTCGTAGGCTAACTTCTGTACTGATCCAGCATGTTCCAGCTTTCTGGAGATTAGCTTTATCTGTTTTCAGTGGAAAATTTGCCAAG GCAGCTTCTGGTAACGTAGTTTCTGATTTTGATGTGAATGCAAAGCCGACTGCAAATAAGAATGATGAAAAAGGTGGAGAAGTAAAGTACACAAACCACACTCTTGATGAAGTTGGTAGTATGGTTCAGGCTACTATATCGGCTTTTGACACTAAG GTTCAGAGTACCTTCCGTGATTTTGAGGAATGCAACATTCTTTGTCCATACATGAGTGACACTATAAAAGAAATAGCTAAGGCCTGTCAGACTCTTGAAGGGAAGGATTCGTCTCCAACTGCTG TAAAAATGTTGCGCACACTTCATTTTGAAATGACAAAGCTTTACATTCTACGGCTTTGTTCATGGATGCGGGCAACAACAAAGGAGATATCAAAAGATGAGACTTGGGTTACTTTATCCACCCTTGAGAGAAACAAGTCCCAGTATGCGATTTCATGCTTGCCCCTGGAGTTCCGTGACATAACAGTTTCAGCTATGGACCGAATTGATAC TATGATTCTTAATCTGATGAGCGAGACTGCGAAGTCATATGACATTTCTCAACCACTTCAGGAAAtcaatgagtctgttagacttgcatttttgaattcctttCTGGACTTTGCTG GTTATCTGGAGAGGTTTGGAGGTGAACTAACCGAGAACAGACCAAACAAAGAAAACAATTATGTCTCAAATGGATACATAAATGGTACTAGAGAAACATTTGTTAACACAGATGGAGATTTGCACAAAAAGCTGCTGGTTGTTTTGAGTAACATTGGGTATTGTAAAGCTGAACTTTCAGAAGAACTTTACAGCAAATATAGACACATTTGGTCTCCAGTCAG GAATAATGAGGAGCGAAGTTCTGACATGCGAGACCTGAGGACTTCTTTCTCTGCACTTGAAGAGAAAGTCCTGGACCAATATACTTTTGCAAAG TCAAACTTGATCAGAAGTGCTGCACAAAGTTATCTTTTGGATTCTGGGATTTATTGGGGAGCAGCGCCAATGGTAAAG GGCATTCGAGATGCAACTCTTGACTTACTGCACATCCTTGTAGCAGTACATGCAGAG GTATACTCTGGCGCTCGGCCTCTGTTGGAGAAGacaatgaaaattttggttgaggGTTTGGTCGACATCTTTCTTAGTGTTTTTCATGAGAATAAGACCAAAGATATTAGATTGTTGGATGCGAATGGTTTTTGTCAACTGATGCTTGAG CTTGAGTATTTTGAGACTGTACTGCACACGTACTTCTCACCTGAGGCGCAACAGGCTATGAAATCTTTACAAGAGAATTTGTTGGAAAAGGCCTGTGAAAGTGTTGCAGAAGCCATGGAAAATCCTGGACACCAACGTCGACCAACCCGTGGCAGTGAAGATACAGCATCGGATGACAGACAGCCATCAGTATCACCTGATGATTTGCTT GTGCTTGCTCAGCAGTGCAGTAGTGATCTGCTGCAAGGGGAGTTGGAGAGGACTCGATTGAACATAGCCTGTTTCATGGAGTCGACCCTTCAACCAACAGCTGCGCCAGCAGGCCCAAAGCCTGCCGCACATTCTTCTTACCAAGCACAGCATGCTCCCGTCCAAACGTCCTCGCCTAGTTTTAGAAGGCAGCAGACTGGTACAAGTTCCCCTGTAGTCTCCAGGCGGCGCCGGTGA